CAGCGAGGCGCTGAAGCTGATCGTCGACGAGGAGCGCCCGTGCCGGGCGGTGGACGGCGCCCGGGCGGTCGCCGCGTGTCCCGAGCCGGGCGACTGGTCGTTCCCGAGCAACCACGCCACCCTGGCCGCCGCCCTCGCGGTCGGGCTGGCGGTGCGGCGGCCCCGACTGGCCGCCGTGACGCTGCCGTTGGCCGTGGCGGCGGCGCTGCTGCGGGTCCTGCTGGGGGTCCACTACCCGCACGACGTGGTCGCCGGGGCGGTGCTCGGCGGGGCGGTCGTCACCGCGGTGCTCCTCGTGCTGGTCCGTCCCGCCGGTCTGCTCGTCTCAGCGCTGCTCGGCCGATGGTGGGGGCAGGATCCCGGCCTCGTGGGCGACGACGGCGGCCGCGGCCCGGTTGTCGACGCCGAGGCGGGCCAGGACGGAGCTGACGTGCGCCTTGACCGTGCCCTCGACCAGGTGCAGCCGCCGGGCGATCTGCCCGTTGGACAGCCCGCCGCCGAGGTGCGACAGCACTTCGCGCTCCCTGGGCGTCAGCCCGGCGACCCGCTCCCGGGCCGCGTCCCGCCGGCCGGCCAGGGCCCCGGCCCCGGTGGACGCGAGGTGCGCCACCACGCGGGCGGCGACCTTCGGTGACAGATAGGCGGCGCCCTCGGCCACGGCCCGCACCCCGGCCACGAGCTCCTCGGGCTCGCCGGACTTGATCAGGAATCCGGCCGCCCCGCAGCCCAGCGCCCGCAGGATGTAGTCGTCCTCGCCGAACGTGGTCAGCATGACGACGCCGGTGGCGGGCAGGGTGCGGCGGATCTCGGCGGCTGCCTCGATGCCGTTGGTCCTCGGCATCCGCACGTCGAGGACGGCCACGTGCGGGCGGTGCGCCCGGACCAGCTCCACCGCCTCGTGCCCGTCGGCCGCCTCGGCGACGACCTCGATGCCCGGGTCGGTGGCGAGCACGGCGCGAACACCGGCACGGATCATGGGCTCGTCGTCGGCGACCAGGACCCGGATCGTCCCGGCCGGGTCCGCGCCCACCGGGTCCGCGCCCACCGGGATCATGTCCGCCGAGGTCATGTCCGCCGGAGCCGCCTCCACCGGAGCCGGCGTCGTGTCCGGCCGGGTCATCGGGCGCTCACGGTGTCAGCGCGTCGCGGGAGACCAGCCTGCCGTCCCGGAAGCAGAGCCGGTAGACGTCTCCGGACCGGTCGTCGAAGCGGTCGGCCGTCATCGCGTAGAACTCGCACGTCGCCCCTCGTCCCTCCGGCCCGGTGCCCGTCGGCCGCTCCACCGACTGCCGGTCCGGCAGCACCTTCTGTATGTCGGACCGATCCTGCCCCACCCGCAGGCGGGCGTAGTCGCGCGGGTCGAGAACGGACCGGGAGGCGGCCACCGTCTCCCACGTCCCGACCCCGGCGAGCAGCACCGCACCCGCGGTCGGCGGCACCGCCAGCGCGATGAGCAGGGTGCGGCGGACACGCCACCGGGCCCGCCGGAATCCCGCCGGCCCGGGAGTCGCTCCGGCGGCGGGCCGGGGCGCGGGCTGCGCGGGAGCGTGGTGCGGCAGCCGGGCGGCGACGGTGAAGCCCCCGTCCCGGGGGCCGTGGTCGAGGGTGCCGCCGGCGAGCCGGACCCGCTCGTCCAGCCCGATGAGGCCGCGGCCCCCGTGCCCGGCGCGTCCACGGCTCCGGTCCCCGGCGGGCGGGTCGGCCGGGAACCCGGCCGGCGGTGTCCCCGGGCCTCCGTTGCGGACCGCCACCCGGGTCTCGGTCGCCGTGTGCGAGACCTCGACGCTCACGGGCCGGCCGGGCGCGTGCTTGGCCGCGTTGGTCAGGCCTTCCTGCACGACCCTGTGCGCGGCGCGTTCGACGGCGGGCGGAAGGCCGGCCCCCTGCCCGCCCACGGTCAGCTCGACGGCGAGCCCGGAGGCTGCCGCGTCACCGACGAGCCGGGGGATGTCGGAGTCCCGCGGTCCCTGCGGCGGGCCTTCGCTCTCCTCGCGGAGGACGCCGATCACCTCTCCGAGGCGTTCCACCGCCGCACCGGCCCTGCCCCGGATGTCCTGGGCGGCCTGCCGGTTCCGCTCGTCCAGACCGGGCGCCAGCTTCAGGGCCCCGGCCGACAGGGCGATCAGGCTGAGGTCGTGGCCCAGCACGTCGTGCATGTCCCGGGCGATCCGCGCCCGCTCCAGCAGCCTCGCCTGCTCGGCGATCAACTGCCTCTCCCGCTCCAGCTGTTCGGCTCTCTCCCAGCCGGCCCGGACCAACTCCCGGTACTGACGTGAGAACCGCCCCACGAACCAGGGCACCAGCACGGCGAGGACGACCACCGCCACGAACTGCGTCCCGAGAGCGAGCAGGGACGGCATGACGGCCACCGCCACCGCCCCTGCCACGAACGCCCCGGCCAGCACCAGGACCAGCGTTCTCCCGCGCCCGGGGCCCCGCCCCGCGACGAACGCGGCGACCGCGGTCGGCAGACCCCACCACCAACCGACCAGGCTCAGCGCGCCGAACGCCGCCGCGGCGGGCACCAGCAGGCCCCCCGGGTCCGCCCACCTGGAGCCGGGGCCACGAGCGGTCCTGTTCACGGGGTCATGGCTGTTCACGACGGAAAGGCTACGGAGAGCGGAGGCCTTCCGGCACTGCCGAAAGTCACAGGTCCGGCGCCCGGCAGCCGTCCCGCACCGGCCGGGGCGCGGCCAGGTCGAGCGGCGTCTCCACCGGCAGCAGGGCGGCGGCCCGCTCCCGCTCCCCCGCCCGGACCGCCGCGCGCACCTCGCGCGCGAGCGGGGTGACGTCGCGGACGGACACGGTCCACTCGTCCGCGTACCGCCGGGCGGCCTCACCGCCGAGCCCGAGCTGGAGGGAGCGGTACGGGAGCGGGTTCAGGTCGAGGTCCCGCTCGGGGTCCCACTGGACCCGGGCGGGTGCCGTACGCAGGCTCCGCTGCCAGGAGCGCTGGTCGGGGTGCACATCGCGTGCGTAGTGGGAGAGTTCGGCGTGCGCGAGGGCCCATCGCAGGCCGCCCCGGTCGATCTCGACGGCGAGGACGACCTCCTGCCCCTCCTTCGTGCCCCAGCCGCAGCGGTACATCATCCACAGGAAGCTGGGCTTGATCCAGGTCATCCGGTCCCGCTTCCAGACGTCGGGGAACCGGCCGTCGCGTGCGGCGGGCAGCCCGATGTCCGGGCGGTACGCCTGGTAGACGGTGACGGTGGTGGCGGTCTGCCGGGCGCGGATCTCGTAACGGGGCGGGAGGGGCGGGGCGTTCATGGTCACAGGATGCGGGAGGTGCCCGCGGTCCAGCACCTGGATTTCACGGGGCGGGGCGGGTCCGGGGCGCCGTTCTCCGGCGGGCGCCGAACGCCCTGCGACGTTCCGGGTTCCGATGCTGCCGCCGGCCGGCCGGAGCGGGGCGTGTGTTCCCCGCGCCGGCCGGCCGGAGGCGGTGGTGGACCGCTCGGCCCGAAGGGCTTTCAGTGGTTGCGCGGGAAGCCGAGGTCGACGCCCGCCGGGGCGTCGGCCGGGTCGGGCCAGCGGGTGGTGACGACCTTGCCGCGCGTGTAGAAGTGCACGCCGTCGTTGCCGTAGATGTGGTGGTCGCCGAAGAGCGAGTCCTTCCAGCCGCCGAAGGAGTGGTAGCCCACGGGGACCGGGATCGGGACGTTGACGCCGACCATGCCGGCCTCGACCTCCAGCTGGAAGCGGCGGGCCGCGCCGCCGTCGCGGGTGAAGATCGCGGTGCCGTTGCCGAACGGCGAGGCGTTCATGAGGGCGACGCCGTCCTCGTAGGTGTCCACGCGGAGCACGCACAGCACCGGGCCGAAGATCTCGTCCCGGTACGCGTCGGAGTCGGTGGAGACCCGGTCCAGGAGCGACAGGCCGATCCAGTGGCCGTCCTCGAAGCCCTCGACCGTGTGGCCCGTGCCGTCGAGCACGACCTCCGCGCCCTGGGCGGCGGCGCCCGTGACGTAGGAGGCGACCTTGTCGCGGTGGGCGGCGGTGATCAGGGGACCCATCTCGGAGGCGGGGTCGTTGCCGGGGCCGATCGTGATCTTCTCGGCGCGCTCGCGGATCTTCGCGACCAGTTCGTCGCCGATCGCGCCGACCGCGACGACGGCGGAGATCGCCATGCAGCGCTCACCGGCGGAGCCGTACGCCGCCGAGACCGCCGCGTCGGCGGCCGCGTCCAGGTCGGCGTCCGGGAGGACGAGCATGTGGTTCTTCGCGCCGCCCAGCGCCTGGACCCGCTTGCCGTTGGCGGAGGCGGTGGCGTGGATGTAGCGGGCGATGGGGGTGGAGCCGACGAAGGAGACGGCGGCCACGTCCGGGTGGTTCAGCAGACCGTCGACCGCGACCTTGTCGCCGTGCAGGACGTTGAGGACGCCGTCCGGAAGGCCGGCCTCCGACGCCAGCTCGGCCAGCAGGTTGGCGGCCGAGGGGTCCTTCTCGCTGGGCTTCAGCACGAACGTGTTGCCGCAGGCGACGGCCAGCGGGAACATCCACATCGGCACCATGGCCGGGAAGTTGAACGGCGTGATGCCCGCGACGACGCCCAGGGACTGGCGGATCGAGGAGACGTCGACCCGGTTGGACACCTGGGTGGACAGCTCGCCCTTGAGCTGGGTGGTGATCCCGCAGGCCAGCTCGACGATCTCCAGACCGCGGGCGACCTCGCCCAGCGCGTCCGAGTGCACCTTGCCGTGCTCGGCGGTGATCAGCGCGGCGATGTCGTCGCGGTGGGCGTCGAGCAGCGCGCGGTAGCGGAAGAGGACGGTGGTGCGCTGGGCGAGCGAGGAGGTGCCCCACGTCGCGTAGGCGGCCTTGGCCGCCGCCACGGCCGCGTCGACCTCCTCCACGGAGGCGAGCGCGACCCGCGTGGTGACGGCGCCGGTGGCCGGGTCCGTGACGGGACCGTACTGGCCCGACGTGCCCTCCACTGTCCTGCCGCCGATCCAGTGGTTGACGGTCTTCGTCATGACGTACTCCTTCAGGCTTCTGGCCGCCCAGGCAGTTCGAGCGGGTTCAGGCAGTCTTCACAGGTGGCGGCGTCGGGCGGCGACCTGCCGGTCGTACTCCTCCCGGGCCTCGACCGCCGCCGGTCGGCTCGCGGTCTCGGCTACCGGAACATCCCACCACGCCTGTGCCGGAGGGGGGCCCGACACTGTGTCGGGCGTTTCGGTCTCGACGTAGACACAAGTGGGGCCCTGGGCGTCACGGGCCTCGGAGAGTGCTTTGCGCAGGTCGTCGACGGTGGTGGCGCGCAGGACGCGCAGGCCGAGGGAGGCCGCGTTGGCGGCCAGGTCGACCGGGAGCGGCGGGCCGGTGAAGCCGCCGTCGGCGTCCCGGTGGCGGTAGGCCGTGCCGAAGCGCTCGGCGCCGACCGACTCGGAGAGGCCGCCGATGGAGGCGTATCCGTGGTTCTGGAGGATCAGCAGTTTCAGCGGCAGGTTCTCCTGGACGGCGGTGACGATCTCGGTGGGGTTCATCAGGTACGTGCCGTCGCCGACCAGGGCCCAGACGGGGCGGCGCGGGGTGCGCCCTTCGGTGGCGAGCAGGACGCCGATCGCGGCGGGGATCTCGTAGCCCATGCAGGAGTAGCCGTACTCGACGTGGTACTGGTCGCGGGAGCGGGTGCGCCAGAGCTTGTGCAGGTCGCCGGGGAGGGAGCCCGCGGCGTTGACGAGGATGTCGTCCTCGGTGACCAGGTCGTCCAGGAGGCCGAGGACCTGGGCCTGGGTGGGGCGCGCGGTGGGGTCGGGGGTGGCGAAGGACGCCTCGACCCGTTCCTCCCACGCTTCCTTCGCGCCGGTGTACTCCGTCTCGTACGCCGGGTCGACCCGGTAGCCGCGTCCGGCGAGCGCCGCCGTGAGCGCCTCCAGGCCGGTGCGGGCGTCGGCGACCAGGGGGAGGGCGGCGAGCTTGTGGGCGTCGAATCCGGTGATGTTGAGGTGGAGGAAGCGGACGGCCGGGTCGGCGAAGAGCGTGCCGGAGGCGGTGGTGAAGTCGGAGAAGCGGGTGCCGACGCCGATCACCAGGTCGGCGGTGCGGGCCAGTCCGTCGGCGGTGGCGGTGCCGGTGTGGCCGATGCCGCCGACGTCGGCCGGGTGGTCGTGGCGGAGCGCGCCCTTGCCCGCCTGGGTGGTGGCGACCGGGATGCGGGTCGCGGCGGTGAACGCGGCGAGCGTCTCCTCGGCGGCGCTGTGCCGGACCCCGCCGCCGGCGACGATCAGCGGGCGGCGGGCGGAGCGCACCGCGCGTACGGCGGCTTCCAGTCCGTGCGCGTCGGGGGCGGGCCTGCGGACGTGCCAGTCGCGCTCGGCGAAGAACTCCTGCGGCCAGTCGTACGCCTCCGCCTGCACGTCCTGCGGCAGCGCGAGCGTGACGGCGCCGGTCTCGGCGGGGTCGGCGAGGACGCGCATCGCCTGCAACGCGGCCGGGATCAGCGCCTCGGGCCGGGTGATCCGGTCGAAGTAGCGCGAGACCGGGCGCAGACAGTCGTTGACGGACACGTCACCGGCGTAGGGGACTTCGAGCTGTTGCAGTACGGGGTCGGCGGGCCGGGTCGCGAAGGTGTCGCCGGGCAGGAGGAGGACCGGCAGGCGGTTGATCGTGGCGAGGGCGGCCCCGGTGACGAGGTTGGTGGCCCCCGGGCCGATGGACGTGGTCACCGCGTGGGCCGAGAGCCGCCCGGACTGACGGGCGTACCCGACGGCCGCGTGCACCATGGCCTGTTCGTTGCGGCCCTGGAGGTAGGGCATACGGTGCGCGAGTCCGTTGCCGGCGCTGCCGTTCCCGTCGCCGCCGCCGCTCCGGCCGCCGCCCGCCTCGACGAGTGCCTGGCCGATGCCCGCGACGTTGCCGTGCCCGAAGATGCCCCAGGTGGCGCTGATGAGCCGCTGTCGACGGCCGTCGCGCTCGGTGTACTGCCGGGCCAGGAAGGCGACCAGGGCCTGGGCGGTGGTCAGCCGCCGGGTCGGACCGTGGGGGTTCGCGGGAGGCGTCGCGTGCGCGGGACTCGTCGGGCTCAAGGCGTTACCTCCGGGCCGGGCGACGGATGCGCCGTGTACAGCGGGAGTCTGGCGTCGATCGACTCGTCCCGCCAGGTGTCGCGGATCCATCGGTGGTCGGGATGGTCGCGGATCAGCCAGGCGCGCTCCTCCCCCGGCCCGGCCATCACGTTCAGGTAGTAGAGGGTCCGGCAGGGCGGGGCGATGGACGGGCCGTGCCAGCCGTCGGGGATGAGGACGGCGTCGCCGCCGCGCACTTCGGCGAGGACGTCCGTACCGCCGTCGCGCGACGGGGAGACCCGGTGGTAGCCGACCCCGCCGTCCGCGACCTCGAAGTAGTAGATCTCCTCCAGTTCGCACTCCTCGCCCGGCACGTGCTCGTCGTGCTTGTGGGGCGGGTACGAGGACCAGTTGCCGCCGGGGGTGAGCACCTCGACGGCGATCAGCCGGTCGCAGTCGAAGGTGTCGGCGGCGGCGAAGTTGTTCACCTGGCGCGAGCAGGTCCCGGAGCCGCGCAGCTCGACGGGTACCTCCGGCGCGGGGCCGTAGCGAGCGGGGAGTCGTCGCTCGCACTTCGCTCCTGCCAGGGCGAAGCGGCCACCTGCGCCGGAGGCGATCTGTGCGTGGGAGTCGCGCGGTACGTAGGCGAAGTCGGAGACCCCGCTGAACACGCTCTCCCGGCCCAGCAGTTCAAAGGTCCCGCCTGCTGTACGCACCGTACATGCACCGGCCAACGGCAGGACGATCCATTCACTACCGCCGGTGTCGAGCGTGTGAACACCTCCCGGTTCCAGCTCCAGCACCCGCAGGGCCGAACGGTCCCAGCCGGCCCGCTCGGGGTCGATGTCGACGGCGTACGCCCCGCGCGCGACGCTGCCGGCCGGCAGGTGGTACCGATGGTCCCGCTCCTGGGGATGATGCGTCGTCATGCCCCTTCCCTACCCGTGCCGAGCAGCGATACGGCGGTGTCTACGGCGCGCGCCACGTCCCCGTCGACCGGGTAGAGCAGCGAGCGCCCCACGACCAGCCCCCGCACGGTGGGCAGCCGCAGCGCGTCGCGCCATTTCCCGTACGCGGCGTCCTGGTCGCCGCCGACCTCGCCGCCGAGCAGGACGGCGGGCAGGGTGGAGGACTCCATCGCCCGGGCCATGGCGTCGGGGGCGTCGGTGACGGGGACCTTCAGCCAGGTGTACGCGGACGTCCCGGCGAGGCCCGACGCGATGGCGATGGAGGTCGCCACGGCGGCGGCGCCGAGATCGTTGCGCAGCCGGCCGTCGACGCGGCGGCAGAGGAACGGCTCGACGAAGACGGGCAGCCGGTGCGCCGCCATCGCGTCGACGGTCCGGGCGGCGGTGTGCAGGGTGTCCAGCGAACCGGGATCGTCGTGGTCGATGCGCAGCAGCAGCTTCCCCGCGTCGAACCCGTGGCGGACCAGGTCGTCGGGGCGGTAGCCGGTGAACCGGTCGTCGAGCTCGAACGCGGCGCCGGCCAGCCCGCCGCGGTTCATCGAGCCCATCACGACCTTGTCCTCCAGGGCTCCCAGCAGGAGGAGGTCGTCCAGGACGTCGGCGGAGGCGAGCACTCCGTCGACCCCGGGGCGGGAGAGGGCGAGGCAGAGCCGCTCCAGCAGCTCGAAGCGGTTGGCCATGGCGAGCGACCGGTCTCCGACGGCGAGTGCCCCGCGCGCGGGGTGGTCGGCCGCGATGATCATCAACCGGTCTCCGGGGTGCCGGATCAGCCGCCGCCGCTTCCGTCGCGCGGCGGCCTCGGCGACGGCTTCGGGGCGCTCGGCGCGCAGCCGCACCAGTTCGGAGAGGGAGGGCGCCAGTGGCGTCATGAGCCCGCTCCGGCCGGGGCGCCGGGGGCCGCCGGAGTGACCGGGGCGGCCGGCACGGCTCCGGCCGCGAGGGCTTCCTCGACCTCGCCCGGAGACGGCATCGCGGACGAGCAGGCGAGCCGGGAGGCGACGATGGCGCCGGCCGCGTTCGCGTACCGCACGAGGCGGCCGAGGGGCCACCCGGCGAGCAGTCCGTGGCAGAGGGCGCCCCCGAACGCGTCGCCCGCGCCGAGTCCGTTGACCACGTCCACCGGGAGCGGCGGGCAGTCGGCGGTGGTGCCGTCGCGGTGGACGGCGAGCACGCCCTTCGGGCCCTGTTTGACGACGGCCAGCTCCACTCCGGCCGCGAGCAGGGCACGGGCGGCGGCGTACGGTTCGCGTTCGCCGGTCGCGATGGCGCATTCGTCGACGTTGCCGACGGCGACCGTGGCATGGGCCAGCGCTTCGCGGTACCGCGCCGGAGCCTC
The nucleotide sequence above comes from Streptomyces sp. NBC_01116. Encoded proteins:
- a CDS encoding response regulator; its protein translation is MIPVGADPVGADPAGTIRVLVADDEPMIRAGVRAVLATDPGIEVVAEAADGHEAVELVRAHRPHVAVLDVRMPRTNGIEAAAEIRRTLPATGVVMLTTFGEDDYILRALGCGAAGFLIKSGEPEELVAGVRAVAEGAAYLSPKVAARVVAHLASTGAGALAGRRDAARERVAGLTPREREVLSHLGGGLSNGQIARRLHLVEGTVKAHVSSVLARLGVDNRAAAAVVAHEAGILPPPSAEQR
- a CDS encoding sensor histidine kinase, with translation MPAAAAFGALSLVGWWWGLPTAVAAFVAGRGPGRGRTLVLVLAGAFVAGAVAVAVMPSLLALGTQFVAVVVLAVLVPWFVGRFSRQYRELVRAGWERAEQLERERQLIAEQARLLERARIARDMHDVLGHDLSLIALSAGALKLAPGLDERNRQAAQDIRGRAGAAVERLGEVIGVLREESEGPPQGPRDSDIPRLVGDAAASGLAVELTVGGQGAGLPPAVERAAHRVVQEGLTNAAKHAPGRPVSVEVSHTATETRVAVRNGGPGTPPAGFPADPPAGDRSRGRAGHGGRGLIGLDERVRLAGGTLDHGPRDGGFTVAARLPHHAPAQPAPRPAAGATPGPAGFRRARWRVRRTLLIALAVPPTAGAVLLAGVGTWETVAASRSVLDPRDYARLRVGQDRSDIQKVLPDRQSVERPTGTGPEGRGATCEFYAMTADRFDDRSGDVYRLCFRDGRLVSRDALTP
- a CDS encoding DUF4291 domain-containing protein, translating into MNAPPLPPRYEIRARQTATTVTVYQAYRPDIGLPAARDGRFPDVWKRDRMTWIKPSFLWMMYRCGWGTKEGQEVVLAVEIDRGGLRWALAHAELSHYARDVHPDQRSWQRSLRTAPARVQWDPERDLDLNPLPYRSLQLGLGGEAARRYADEWTVSVRDVTPLAREVRAAVRAGERERAAALLPVETPLDLAAPRPVRDGCRAPDL
- the mmsA gene encoding CoA-acylating methylmalonate-semialdehyde dehydrogenase translates to MTKTVNHWIGGRTVEGTSGQYGPVTDPATGAVTTRVALASVEEVDAAVAAAKAAYATWGTSSLAQRTTVLFRYRALLDAHRDDIAALITAEHGKVHSDALGEVARGLEIVELACGITTQLKGELSTQVSNRVDVSSIRQSLGVVAGITPFNFPAMVPMWMFPLAVACGNTFVLKPSEKDPSAANLLAELASEAGLPDGVLNVLHGDKVAVDGLLNHPDVAAVSFVGSTPIARYIHATASANGKRVQALGGAKNHMLVLPDADLDAAADAAVSAAYGSAGERCMAISAVVAVGAIGDELVAKIRERAEKITIGPGNDPASEMGPLITAAHRDKVASYVTGAAAQGAEVVLDGTGHTVEGFEDGHWIGLSLLDRVSTDSDAYRDEIFGPVLCVLRVDTYEDGVALMNASPFGNGTAIFTRDGGAARRFQLEVEAGMVGVNVPIPVPVGYHSFGGWKDSLFGDHHIYGNDGVHFYTRGKVVTTRWPDPADAPAGVDLGFPRNH
- the iolD gene encoding 3D-(3,5/4)-trihydroxycyclohexane-1,2-dione acylhydrolase (decyclizing) translates to MSPTSPAHATPPANPHGPTRRLTTAQALVAFLARQYTERDGRRQRLISATWGIFGHGNVAGIGQALVEAGGGRSGGGDGNGSAGNGLAHRMPYLQGRNEQAMVHAAVGYARQSGRLSAHAVTTSIGPGATNLVTGAALATINRLPVLLLPGDTFATRPADPVLQQLEVPYAGDVSVNDCLRPVSRYFDRITRPEALIPAALQAMRVLADPAETGAVTLALPQDVQAEAYDWPQEFFAERDWHVRRPAPDAHGLEAAVRAVRSARRPLIVAGGGVRHSAAEETLAAFTAATRIPVATTQAGKGALRHDHPADVGGIGHTGTATADGLARTADLVIGVGTRFSDFTTASGTLFADPAVRFLHLNITGFDAHKLAALPLVADARTGLEALTAALAGRGYRVDPAYETEYTGAKEAWEERVEASFATPDPTARPTQAQVLGLLDDLVTEDDILVNAAGSLPGDLHKLWRTRSRDQYHVEYGYSCMGYEIPAAIGVLLATEGRTPRRPVWALVGDGTYLMNPTEIVTAVQENLPLKLLILQNHGYASIGGLSESVGAERFGTAYRHRDADGGFTGPPLPVDLAANAASLGLRVLRATTVDDLRKALSEARDAQGPTCVYVETETPDTVSGPPPAQAWWDVPVAETASRPAAVEAREEYDRQVAARRRHL
- the iolB gene encoding 5-deoxy-glucuronate isomerase, yielding MTTHHPQERDHRYHLPAGSVARGAYAVDIDPERAGWDRSALRVLELEPGGVHTLDTGGSEWIVLPLAGACTVRTAGGTFELLGRESVFSGVSDFAYVPRDSHAQIASGAGGRFALAGAKCERRLPARYGPAPEVPVELRGSGTCSRQVNNFAAADTFDCDRLIAVEVLTPGGNWSSYPPHKHDEHVPGEECELEEIYYFEVADGGVGYHRVSPSRDGGTDVLAEVRGGDAVLIPDGWHGPSIAPPCRTLYYLNVMAGPGEERAWLIRDHPDHRWIRDTWRDESIDARLPLYTAHPSPGPEVTP
- a CDS encoding deoxyribose-phosphate aldolase — translated: MTPLAPSLSELVRLRAERPEAVAEAAARRKRRRLIRHPGDRLMIIAADHPARGALAVGDRSLAMANRFELLERLCLALSRPGVDGVLASADVLDDLLLLGALEDKVVMGSMNRGGLAGAAFELDDRFTGYRPDDLVRHGFDAGKLLLRIDHDDPGSLDTLHTAARTVDAMAAHRLPVFVEPFLCRRVDGRLRNDLGAAAVATSIAIASGLAGTSAYTWLKVPVTDAPDAMARAMESSTLPAVLLGGEVGGDQDAAYGKWRDALRLPTVRGLVVGRSLLYPVDGDVARAVDTAVSLLGTGREGA